The bacterium genome has a segment encoding these proteins:
- a CDS encoding pitrilysin family protein — protein MQIFQDKLPNGIRVVTAERDESEAVAFHIYFGCGGRHEHDKVVGVSHALEHMIFKGTPTRTTLDIARQMEGNGAVINANTSSERTCYHFTAPAEVFGPVLEVYADAVNNALLDKKEWDRERQVILEELKMYEDMPRVWVSDLLETTMFNLQMGVIGSRETIQAIEPGHMRELIEKWYAPGNTVISVAGGVTHAQVMELSQKFFGGRKGTTDKAQAPALPSGSKKPFIELTRQTDQVNLSIGFRAFGLDDPDGPALRILCDILGGKMSSRLFTEVREKRGLAYSVGAAGHRYTDAGAVELKAGVAPEKAREATEVILAESAKMKEEAVGEVELDEAKRHLRGNLKVRESSEYFAGRNGSNLLLRGELYPAEQEVADLDAVTAEDVRRVAGRVFQKEIMTTAVIAEKSLEGELAPVLMI, from the coding sequence ATGCAAATTTTCCAAGACAAGCTTCCCAACGGTATCCGTGTCGTCACGGCCGAGCGCGATGAATCCGAGGCCGTCGCCTTTCACATCTATTTCGGCTGCGGCGGAAGACACGAGCACGACAAGGTGGTGGGCGTCTCCCATGCCCTCGAGCACATGATCTTCAAGGGCACCCCGACGCGGACGACACTCGACATCGCCCGCCAGATGGAGGGTAACGGCGCCGTCATCAACGCGAACACCAGCAGCGAGCGCACCTGCTACCACTTCACGGCGCCGGCCGAGGTGTTCGGGCCCGTTCTCGAGGTCTACGCCGACGCGGTGAACAACGCGCTGCTCGACAAGAAGGAGTGGGACCGCGAGCGCCAGGTCATCCTCGAGGAACTCAAGATGTACGAGGACATGCCCCGCGTCTGGGTGTCGGACCTCCTCGAGACGACGATGTTCAACCTCCAGATGGGGGTCATCGGCAGCCGAGAGACGATCCAAGCCATCGAGCCCGGGCACATGCGCGAGCTGATCGAAAAATGGTACGCCCCCGGCAACACGGTCATCTCGGTGGCGGGCGGCGTCACCCACGCCCAGGTGATGGAACTCTCCCAGAAATTCTTCGGCGGGCGGAAGGGGACCACCGACAAGGCACAGGCGCCGGCCCTTCCCTCCGGGAGCAAGAAACCCTTCATCGAGCTCACCCGCCAGACCGATCAGGTGAACCTCTCCATCGGTTTCCGCGCCTTCGGGCTCGATGATCCGGACGGCCCGGCCCTGCGGATTCTCTGCGACATCCTCGGCGGGAAGATGAGCAGCCGCCTTTTCACCGAGGTGCGCGAGAAGCGCGGCCTCGCCTACAGCGTCGGGGCCGCGGGCCACCGCTACACCGACGCGGGGGCGGTGGAGCTCAAGGCGGGCGTGGCGCCCGAGAAGGCGCGCGAGGCCACCGAGGTGATCCTCGCCGAGTCCGCGAAGATGAAGGAAGAAGCCGTGGGGGAGGTGGAACTCGATGAGGCCAAGCGCCACCTGCGGGGGAACCTGAAGGTGCGGGAGAGCTCGGAGTATTTCGCCGGGCGGAACGGATCGAACCTTCTCCTGCGCGGGGAGCTCTACCCGGCCGAGCAGGAGGTCGCCGACCTCGACGCCGTGACGGCGGAGGACGTAAGGCGCGTGGCGGGGCGCGTCTTCCAGAAAGAGATCATGACCACCGCCGTCATCGCCGAAAAATCCCTCGAGGGCGAGCTCGCGCCCGTGCTCATGATCTGA
- a CDS encoding bifunctional riboflavin kinase/FAD synthetase, translated as MDIYRDVESIPPDAGLAALTIGNFDGVHLAHREICRLINREAQARGGRSAVLTFDPHPLSVIAPERMPSLMTTLEEKLARLADQGLGAVVVQPFTPALAKTEATEFIRRIIREGVRPALVAVGFNFRFGKGRAGDVALLAAEGAKNGFAVKVIEPFLFEERRVSSTEIRALIAGGDVEEAGLRLGQYHLVEGPVIHGEGRGRTIGIPTANVDYPALLLPANGVYACWVQVEGRSGPRLPAVANVGERPTFQGRRVTVEAHLLEGGADLYGRTIRVEFVARIRAERKFDGPDALVAQIRTDIAAAREKLAQARPLPSSLPLNS; from the coding sequence GTGGACATCTACCGCGACGTTGAATCCATCCCCCCCGATGCCGGCCTCGCCGCCCTGACCATCGGCAATTTCGACGGGGTTCACCTGGCCCACCGGGAAATCTGCCGGCTCATCAACCGGGAGGCCCAGGCGCGGGGCGGGCGAAGCGCCGTCCTCACCTTTGATCCCCATCCCTTGTCGGTGATCGCGCCCGAGCGCATGCCGTCCCTCATGACCACGCTCGAGGAGAAGCTCGCCCGCCTCGCGGATCAAGGGCTGGGCGCCGTGGTCGTCCAGCCGTTCACCCCGGCCCTGGCCAAGACCGAGGCCACCGAATTCATCCGGCGCATCATCCGCGAGGGGGTGCGTCCGGCCCTCGTGGCGGTCGGGTTCAACTTCCGCTTCGGCAAGGGGCGCGCGGGCGATGTCGCGCTTCTTGCGGCGGAGGGGGCGAAAAACGGGTTTGCGGTGAAAGTGATCGAGCCTTTTCTCTTCGAGGAAAGACGGGTGAGCAGCACCGAGATTCGCGCCCTGATCGCGGGGGGAGATGTCGAGGAAGCCGGCCTGCGGCTGGGTCAGTATCATCTTGTGGAGGGCCCCGTGATTCATGGCGAGGGCAGGGGGCGGACGATCGGCATCCCGACGGCGAACGTGGACTATCCCGCCCTTCTCCTTCCCGCGAACGGCGTCTACGCTTGTTGGGTGCAGGTGGAAGGGCGGAGCGGCCCCCGCCTTCCCGCCGTTGCGAACGTGGGCGAGCGGCCGACCTTTCAGGGGCGCCGGGTGACGGTGGAGGCGCACCTTCTCGAGGGCGGGGCCGACCTCTACGGCCGCACCATCCGGGTGGAGTTCGTGGCGCGCATCCGGGCGGAGAGAAAATTCGACGGGCCCGACGCTCTCGTTGCCCAGATTCGCACCGACATCGCGGCGGCCCGGGAGAAGCTCGCCCAGGCGCGTCCTCTTCCTTCCTCGCTTCCCTTAAATTCCTGA
- a CDS encoding Bax inhibitor-1/YccA family protein, which translates to MRSNEFARTTGQRVIAADAAAFMQRVYGWMTAGLAVTGLTAFYIASNEAAIRLIFGSSMGLILVIIVQLGLVFSIRPVMKRKGSAVGAAMFLAYSASLGVTVSALLLQYTGPSVAQAFFVTAGAFGALTLFAFVTKRDLSGVGTFCMIGLFGIIIATVVNIFLQSPAMHFAISVLGVLIFGGLTAWDTQKMKEYAYSQDTDNEIGRRASIMAALELYLDFILMFIYLPRLLGTSRD; encoded by the coding sequence ATGCGATCCAACGAATTTGCCCGCACCACCGGCCAGCGCGTCATTGCGGCCGACGCCGCCGCCTTCATGCAGCGCGTCTACGGATGGATGACCGCGGGCCTCGCCGTCACCGGCCTCACCGCCTTCTACATCGCGAGCAACGAGGCCGCCATCCGCCTCATCTTCGGAAGTTCGATGGGCCTCATCCTCGTCATCATCGTTCAGCTCGGGCTGGTGTTCTCGATCCGCCCCGTCATGAAGCGCAAGGGATCCGCCGTCGGGGCGGCCATGTTCCTCGCCTACAGCGCGAGCCTCGGCGTGACGGTCTCCGCTCTATTGCTCCAGTATACTGGGCCTTCGGTTGCCCAGGCCTTCTTCGTCACGGCGGGGGCCTTCGGGGCGCTCACCCTCTTCGCCTTCGTCACCAAGCGCGACCTCTCGGGGGTGGGCACCTTCTGCATGATCGGCCTCTTCGGCATCATCATCGCCACCGTGGTCAACATCTTCCTGCAGAGCCCGGCGATGCACTTCGCCATCTCGGTCCTCGGCGTCCTCATCTTCGGCGGCCTCACCGCCTGGGACACCCAGAAGATGAAGGAGTACGCCTACTCCCAGGACACGGACAACGAGATCGGCCGCAGAGCTTCCATCATGGCGGCGCTTGAGCTCTATCTCGACTTCATCCTGATGTTCATCTACCTCCCCCGGCTCCTCGGCACATCGAGGGACTGA
- a CDS encoding glutaredoxin family protein, with the protein MAGAPPRGPRLTLYSRPDCHLCEVAKAQVREMFGAELPIEEIDVDSDPALAAAYGEEIPVGFIGVEKAFKIRVEPRRLRRLVRRARK; encoded by the coding sequence ATGGCCGGAGCACCGCCAAGGGGGCCGCGGCTCACGCTCTACTCGCGGCCCGATTGCCACCTCTGCGAGGTGGCGAAGGCCCAGGTGCGCGAGATGTTCGGGGCGGAGCTCCCGATCGAGGAAATTGACGTGGACTCGGACCCGGCGCTGGCCGCGGCCTACGGCGAGGAGATCCCGGTCGGGTTCATCGGCGTGGAGAAGGCGTTCAAGATCCGGGTGGAGCCCCGCAGGCTCCGCCGCCTCGTCCGGCGCGCCCGAAAGTAG
- a CDS encoding LysE family transporter gives MSLFAFYGLVVFISLSGVMAPGPLSAIALTRGRHNPLAGFWINLGHAIAEVPLMFILLAGFTPLLQSEGIIRVLSALGGAVLLWMGAGLLRQPGGEGADAPTPPSRENSVAAGIAMTALNPYWFLWWLTVGVSILIQARALGSGLVIALTIALHLACDLAWGTFLSWAAHRGGRLFRGGGWRWVERICGGALILFAGIFFYKAASGI, from the coding sequence ATGTCTCTTTTTGCTTTTTACGGGCTGGTCGTCTTCATCTCCCTCTCGGGCGTGATGGCGCCGGGGCCGCTCTCGGCGATCGCTCTCACACGGGGGCGGCACAACCCGCTGGCGGGCTTCTGGATCAACCTGGGCCATGCGATCGCGGAAGTCCCCCTGATGTTCATCCTCCTCGCGGGCTTCACACCCCTTCTGCAAAGCGAGGGGATCATCCGGGTGCTCTCGGCGCTGGGCGGCGCCGTGCTCCTGTGGATGGGGGCGGGCCTCCTCCGGCAACCGGGAGGAGAAGGCGCCGACGCGCCCACTCCTCCCTCGCGGGAGAACTCAGTCGCGGCGGGCATCGCGATGACCGCCCTCAACCCCTACTGGTTCCTCTGGTGGCTCACGGTGGGGGTTTCCATCCTGATTCAGGCCAGGGCGCTCGGCTCCGGCCTCGTGATCGCCCTCACCATTGCGCTGCACCTCGCCTGCGATCTGGCGTGGGGAACGTTTCTCTCATGGGCGGCGCACCGGGGCGGGCGTCTCTTCCGCGGGGGCGGATGGCGCTGGGTGGAGCGCATCTGCGGCGGCGCTCTCATCCTCTTCGCGGGGATTTTCTTCTACAAGGCGGCTTCAGGAATTTAA
- the mltG gene encoding endolytic transglycosylase MltG encodes MAPAPVCETVMISEWLPRASKRWKLLGMIFILAAAAIGGGYAFLQRDFATPFSHKDTQIVLVRVPLGAGINQVARDLSQKNLIRSAWLFALQARLRGGATRIHQGFYEFRPSMRPWAIYRSLIEGRVAYRTFTIPEGFTLPDIAAAIEKAQLGERGAILLLARDAEFLSTLKIPKKSMEGYLFPATYRFPLGTSPRHILRIMTGTLREKIRPAMRARAAQMGFTLHQVLTLASIIEKETSVPSERPLIAAVFLNRLKRNMPLQSDPTVIYALPNFDGNLRRKDLSYDSPYNTYRRRGLPPGPIASPGLESIRAVLFPAKVDYLYFVATNEGGHKFSRTYKEHQQSVVRYQLRKKRKVDR; translated from the coding sequence TTGGCGCCAGCACCGGTCTGCGAGACTGTCATGATCTCCGAGTGGCTGCCCCGGGCATCAAAGCGATGGAAGCTTCTCGGCATGATCTTCATCCTTGCGGCCGCCGCCATCGGCGGGGGATACGCATTCCTTCAAAGGGATTTCGCCACCCCCTTCAGCCACAAAGACACCCAGATCGTTCTCGTCCGCGTACCGCTGGGCGCCGGCATCAACCAGGTGGCGCGCGACCTCTCCCAAAAAAATCTCATCCGCAGCGCCTGGCTCTTCGCGCTTCAGGCCCGCCTCCGGGGCGGCGCCACGCGAATCCACCAGGGCTTCTACGAGTTCCGCCCCTCGATGCGGCCATGGGCGATCTACAGAAGCCTGATCGAGGGCCGGGTGGCGTACCGGACATTCACGATCCCCGAGGGCTTCACGCTCCCCGACATCGCCGCCGCCATCGAAAAGGCCCAGCTGGGAGAGCGGGGGGCCATCCTCCTCCTGGCGCGGGACGCGGAGTTTCTCTCGACCCTGAAGATCCCCAAAAAATCCATGGAGGGCTACCTGTTTCCGGCCACCTACCGCTTTCCCCTTGGCACCTCCCCCCGGCACATCCTCCGGATAATGACAGGCACCCTGCGCGAGAAAATCCGGCCCGCCATGCGGGCGCGGGCGGCCCAGATGGGCTTCACCCTCCACCAGGTCCTCACCCTCGCCTCCATCATCGAGAAAGAGACCTCCGTGCCATCCGAAAGGCCCCTGATCGCAGCGGTTTTCCTGAACCGGCTGAAACGCAACATGCCCCTGCAGAGCGACCCGACCGTCATCTACGCCCTCCCGAATTTCGACGGAAACCTCCGCCGGAAGGACCTCTCCTACGATTCCCCCTACAATACCTACCGCCGGCGGGGGCTCCCCCCCGGCCCCATCGCCAGCCCCGGGCTCGAATCCATCCGGGCCGTTTTATTCCCGGCCAAAGTCGACTATTTGTACTTTGTGGCCACCAACGAGGGAGGCCACAAATTTTCCCGCACCTACAAAGAGCACCAGCAGTCCGTCGTCCGCTACCAGCTTCGCAAAAAGCGAAAGGTTGACCGATAA
- a CDS encoding ABC transporter substrate-binding protein, whose product MRKFWLFVLSAIVAAGLLGLPGGAEAAKLRIGIHRAVMGSFEVVADRKGYWKQVGLDYTVQYFKQGKLMRNAIIQGNLDTGTTGFSPFVTAISKGARVTGIGVTTEICATSGRIMVPVKSDIKTIKDLKGKRFATLEGTSTDIGFRSKLLPLHGLKPSDLKWLNTVTTDRVAAVVSGNADAALIGDPQAEIAIQKGFVREIANICDVDRTRMMHIANPKTLKANPEMIEKYFKGWLMAHKLLKENPEEYARVYHKALIEVGDKADYKIILAVIKRLPSTPFYSDLTRKDLQDIAKMQLKLRYIKSYPAFDKGFSQDDSILRKVGKEMGFMVPSN is encoded by the coding sequence ATGAGAAAGTTTTGGCTGTTCGTGCTGTCTGCGATTGTGGCGGCCGGTCTGCTGGGGCTTCCCGGCGGCGCCGAGGCCGCCAAGCTTCGGATCGGCATCCACCGCGCGGTCATGGGCTCCTTTGAGGTCGTCGCTGACCGCAAGGGGTACTGGAAGCAAGTGGGTCTTGACTACACGGTCCAGTACTTCAAGCAGGGCAAGCTGATGCGAAACGCCATCATCCAGGGCAACCTGGACACCGGAACGACGGGATTCTCCCCCTTCGTAACGGCCATATCGAAGGGCGCCAGGGTAACGGGCATTGGGGTGACGACGGAGATCTGCGCCACGTCGGGGCGTATCATGGTTCCCGTAAAATCGGACATCAAGACCATCAAGGACCTCAAGGGCAAGAGGTTTGCGACCCTCGAGGGGACCAGCACGGACATCGGCTTCCGGTCGAAGCTCCTGCCCCTCCACGGCTTGAAGCCGAGTGACCTGAAGTGGCTCAACACCGTCACTACGGACCGGGTGGCGGCCGTCGTGTCGGGGAACGCCGATGCGGCCCTCATTGGCGATCCGCAGGCCGAAATCGCCATCCAGAAGGGCTTCGTCCGGGAGATCGCGAACATCTGCGACGTCGACCGGACGCGGATGATGCACATCGCGAACCCCAAAACCTTGAAGGCCAATCCCGAGATGATCGAGAAGTACTTCAAGGGCTGGCTCATGGCGCACAAGCTGCTCAAGGAAAACCCCGAGGAGTACGCAAGGGTGTACCATAAGGCGTTGATCGAGGTGGGCGACAAGGCGGACTACAAGATCATCCTGGCGGTCATCAAGCGCCTGCCTTCCACGCCTTTCTACTCGGATCTGACGAGGAAGGATCTCCAGGACATCGCGAAAATGCAGCTGAAACTCAGGTACATCAAGAGCTACCCCGCTTTTGACAAGGGCTTCAGCCAGGACGATTCCATCCTCCGCAAGGTGGGCAAGGAGATGGGATTCATGGTGCCAAGCAACTAA
- the ruvX gene encoding Holliday junction resolvase RuvX yields the protein MTDGRTLGVDFGESRVGTALSDPLGMMAQPFELIERESDAQVADEIDRIVRAHEVTRVVVGVPISLSGRDSPQTRRTRNFIRRLRKRLEVKVDTWDERLSTEEADRAMREMGFSPKKQKEKRDIIAAQLILQGYMDWRQHRSARLS from the coding sequence ATGACGGACGGACGAACCCTCGGCGTCGATTTTGGGGAAAGCCGGGTCGGCACCGCGTTGAGTGATCCGCTCGGGATGATGGCCCAGCCCTTCGAACTGATCGAACGCGAGAGCGACGCCCAGGTGGCGGACGAGATAGACCGCATTGTCCGGGCGCACGAGGTCACCCGCGTCGTCGTCGGCGTTCCCATATCGCTTTCGGGCAGGGACTCTCCGCAAACCCGGCGTACCCGGAATTTCATTCGCCGCCTCCGCAAGCGCCTCGAGGTGAAGGTGGACACCTGGGATGAGCGCCTGAGCACCGAGGAGGCGGATCGCGCCATGCGGGAGATGGGCTTCTCTCCGAAAAAGCAGAAAGAAAAACGCGACATCATCGCGGCCCAACTGATCCTTCAAGGATACATGGATTGGCGCCAGCACCGGTCTGCGAGACTGTCATGA
- a CDS encoding response regulator yields MASNILLVDDSVLIQRVVELTFEDQNASVNIATNPADALALARQIKPNVVLVSAQLRSGNGIDFCEQLRAEADLASIPVLMFINAQGGPSAEQALRAGAASTIIKPFEPEKLLAEVNRILASPPGAVADPAAAAEQPVAAPGESEEFAALFADDEETLLDFPGEAAAAPAKASALDSIFSPGDESLDLEESLDLEELSDLPKPGAAEIPIPQFADADEMEEIFGIPEAEETSADSSPDESQGNIDDQSLEAAESALAALEAELASELMSGGAPLETSTAKAEAHHTGADAELAAAEAELAILEEELSSALMSEVKEGTKSAQGDDADLLAEAEIAAAEAELNAIQGELDAIHGELDSLNEPKAAPRPDILDADADDEEAFDLELSGTEELALEAGPAPAEASGETEFEMEDTLDLEEMAATDAPGLEMDDTGLELEIDDFEGEVDLELAKQLAEASELEGGKEAAPAEDNIIRSALEKSVERTLEGIIPPMLRHVESIVEEMLPGLVEKVVLREIEKIKRGE; encoded by the coding sequence ATGGCAAGCAACATCCTGCTGGTGGACGACAGCGTCCTCATTCAAAGAGTGGTGGAACTCACCTTTGAAGATCAGAACGCCTCCGTCAATATCGCCACGAACCCGGCGGATGCCCTTGCGCTTGCCCGCCAGATCAAGCCCAACGTCGTACTCGTCAGCGCCCAGCTGAGAAGCGGGAACGGAATCGATTTTTGCGAACAGCTTCGGGCGGAGGCCGATCTCGCCTCCATCCCCGTCCTGATGTTCATCAACGCCCAGGGAGGCCCCTCCGCCGAGCAGGCGCTGAGGGCCGGAGCGGCAAGCACAATCATCAAGCCCTTCGAGCCGGAAAAACTTCTGGCTGAGGTGAACCGCATTCTCGCCTCTCCACCGGGCGCCGTTGCCGATCCGGCTGCGGCCGCCGAGCAGCCCGTCGCCGCCCCGGGTGAGAGCGAAGAGTTTGCCGCCCTGTTCGCCGACGATGAGGAAACGCTGCTCGACTTCCCCGGGGAGGCTGCGGCCGCTCCCGCGAAAGCCAGCGCACTCGATTCGATCTTTTCACCGGGAGATGAATCGCTCGATCTCGAAGAGTCGCTCGATCTGGAGGAATTGTCCGATCTTCCGAAGCCCGGCGCCGCCGAAATCCCCATCCCCCAGTTTGCGGACGCAGACGAAATGGAGGAAATCTTCGGGATCCCCGAGGCGGAGGAGACGTCAGCGGATTCTTCCCCCGATGAGTCTCAAGGAAACATCGACGATCAAAGCCTCGAGGCGGCGGAGAGCGCACTGGCCGCCCTCGAAGCGGAGCTGGCCAGCGAACTGATGTCGGGGGGAGCGCCCCTGGAGACCTCCACTGCCAAAGCCGAGGCACACCACACGGGAGCGGACGCCGAACTTGCCGCGGCCGAAGCCGAGCTGGCCATCCTTGAGGAGGAGCTTTCCAGTGCCCTTATGTCGGAGGTCAAAGAGGGGACAAAAAGCGCCCAAGGCGACGATGCGGATCTTCTCGCGGAAGCGGAAATTGCCGCGGCCGAGGCGGAACTCAACGCGATTCAGGGAGAACTCGACGCGATTCACGGCGAACTCGACTCCTTGAACGAGCCGAAGGCGGCTCCCAGGCCCGACATCCTTGATGCGGATGCGGACGATGAAGAGGCCTTCGACCTGGAACTGTCCGGCACGGAAGAGTTGGCCCTGGAGGCGGGACCCGCACCCGCCGAAGCCTCCGGAGAAACAGAGTTCGAGATGGAAGATACGCTCGATCTGGAGGAGATGGCGGCGACGGACGCCCCCGGCCTCGAGATGGACGACACCGGGCTCGAACTCGAAATAGATGACTTCGAAGGTGAAGTCGATCTCGAGCTGGCCAAGCAGCTCGCCGAGGCGTCCGAACTCGAGGGCGGGAAAGAAGCCGCTCCTGCCGAAGACAACATCATCCGGTCGGCCCTGGAAAAATCCGTCGAGCGCACCCTCGAAGGAATCATCCCCCCCATGCTTCGGCATGTTGAATCCATCGTGGAAGAAATGCTGCCCGGCCTCGTTGAGAAGGTGGTTCTGCGGGAAATCGAAAAAATCAAGCGCGGAGAGTAA
- a CDS encoding TolC family protein produces the protein MPNRHASCIAAGLSLAFLAAGFGGGAWGAESKPAAPSEGKLIFKRPSSPVTPRAIRGPEIRITIQEAVSLALARNFDITIEAHNPRIREAELKREKSVFDPALVGNARSNSTKTDTVSGFFNSGPTISKQREFSGGLEQRIITGAQYSLLFRDLRETSNNRFRGFDPSIGTRLTFTITQPLLKNFGLDANKANIRIATANLDQSIHAYRGKVIDVVNSVEQAYWDLTFAIANLSFRKKSLELAKDLLRRNKIRVQVGSLAPIEILEAEATVALREETLIVAEREVKDREDALKKLLNITSDIPSWSIQLVPGDKPVFRMVRLNEMSLTMKALQMRTDLKSARLEVNKGEIDIKRTKRNLLPTLDANGSFASDAIDNNRTNSLNRLSGAEGYIVEGGVCLRIPIGNRQAQADLEKAKLRTRQARVQFSQLEQSVMEEVRRAARRVRTDMKRVEVTRIARKLAEERLDAQEKKFQVGLSTSRDVLEDQESLANALTNEVQAHVDYQKSLANLDRVTHSTLQRFRIQLADPRQIPGTPDR, from the coding sequence GTGCCAAATCGTCACGCTTCATGTATTGCCGCAGGGTTGTCGCTGGCGTTTCTCGCCGCCGGTTTCGGAGGTGGGGCCTGGGGAGCGGAAAGCAAGCCGGCCGCCCCCTCCGAGGGGAAGCTGATCTTCAAGCGGCCGTCGAGCCCGGTGACGCCCCGCGCCATCCGCGGGCCGGAAATCCGCATAACCATCCAGGAGGCCGTCAGCCTTGCCCTCGCGCGGAACTTCGACATCACCATCGAGGCGCACAACCCGCGCATCCGCGAGGCGGAGCTGAAGCGGGAAAAATCCGTATTCGACCCCGCCCTGGTCGGAAACGCGAGGTCCAACAGCACGAAAACCGATACGGTCAGCGGCTTTTTCAACTCGGGGCCCACCATCTCGAAGCAACGTGAATTCAGCGGTGGACTTGAACAGCGGATCATTACGGGCGCACAGTACTCCCTGCTCTTCCGGGATCTGCGCGAAACGTCCAACAACCGTTTCCGCGGCTTCGACCCCAGCATCGGCACCCGGCTGACATTCACCATCACCCAGCCCCTGCTCAAGAATTTCGGCCTCGACGCCAACAAGGCCAACATCCGGATCGCCACCGCCAACCTCGATCAATCTATCCACGCCTACCGGGGAAAAGTGATCGATGTCGTCAACAGCGTCGAACAGGCCTACTGGGACCTCACCTTCGCCATCGCCAACCTCAGCTTCCGAAAAAAATCGCTGGAGCTGGCGAAGGATCTTCTGCGGCGCAACAAGATACGCGTCCAGGTCGGCTCCCTTGCCCCCATCGAAATCCTCGAGGCCGAAGCCACGGTGGCTTTGCGGGAGGAGACCCTGATCGTCGCCGAGCGCGAAGTCAAGGATCGTGAGGATGCGCTCAAAAAACTTCTCAATATCACCAGCGACATTCCCTCCTGGTCCATCCAGCTCGTTCCGGGGGACAAGCCGGTGTTCCGGATGGTCCGTCTGAACGAGATGAGCCTGACCATGAAGGCCCTCCAGATGCGGACGGACCTCAAAAGCGCCCGGCTCGAAGTGAACAAGGGGGAAATCGATATCAAGCGCACCAAGCGGAATCTTCTCCCCACGCTGGATGCAAACGGATCTTTCGCCAGCGACGCCATCGACAACAACCGGACGAACTCCCTGAACCGCCTCTCCGGCGCCGAGGGCTACATCGTCGAGGGCGGCGTGTGCCTCCGCATCCCGATCGGCAACCGCCAGGCCCAAGCCGATCTCGAAAAGGCGAAGCTGAGAACGCGCCAGGCGCGCGTCCAATTCAGCCAGCTCGAGCAGAGCGTCATGGAGGAGGTGCGGCGGGCGGCCCGCCGGGTACGCACGGACATGAAGCGGGTCGAGGTCACGCGAATCGCCCGCAAGCTGGCCGAAGAGCGCCTCGACGCCCAGGAGAAAAAATTCCAGGTCGGCCTCTCCACGAGCCGGGATGTGCTCGAGGATCAGGAATCCCTGGCCAACGCGCTCACCAACGAGGTGCAGGCCCACGTCGACTACCAGAAAAGCCTGGCCAATCTGGATCGCGTGACCCACTCCACCCTTCAGCGGTTCCGGATCCAGCTGGCCGATCCGCGCCAAATACCGGGCACACCGGATAGATGA